One genomic window of Magnolia sinica isolate HGM2019 chromosome 3, MsV1, whole genome shotgun sequence includes the following:
- the LOC131238920 gene encoding galactolipase DONGLE, chloroplastic-like codes for MASSISTSNPSLLSHQLRLTQPQQCPFGQLRVTQKKVSSSRQSVLTASVVAPVVETKTRNKARSCLARVWREIQGSDNWEDLVQPLNPLLRDEIIRYGEFVTACYKAFDLEPSSKRYLNCKYGKKNMLREVGMDGCGYEVTKYIYATPDISIPTQSGTCCSRWIGYVAVSSDEEVKRLGRRDIVVTFRGTVTNPEWIANLMSSLTPARLDPHNPRPDVKVESGFLNLYTSDDSTCKFNHGSCREQLLSELSRIINEYKDEELSITVAGHSMGSSLALLLAYDIAELGLNRNGSNHEIPITVYSFGGPRVGNSSFKERCEELGVKVLRIVNVNDPITKLPGVFLNENFRNLGGRFELPWSCSCYAHVGVELALDFFKMRDPSCVHDLETYISLLRCPKRVQVQKDGPDFLSMAREFLSAQKIDTWPWHNAAKNVGDLVESLRT; via the coding sequence ATGGCTTCGAGCATTTCTACATCGAATCCTTCTTTGCTTTCTCACCAACTACGCCTAACTCAACCTCAACAGTGTCCCTTTGGGCAATTGAGGGTGACCCAGAAGAAAGTATCATCGAGCAGACAGTCTGTTCTAACGGCTTCTGTGGTTGCACCAGTGGTCGAGACCAAGACCAGGAACAAAGCCAGATCTTGCTTGGCTCGTGTTTGGAGGGAGATTCAAGGTTCGGATAATTGGGAAGACCTCGTCCAGCCGTTGAATCCTCTTCTCCGAGATGAGATCATACGGTATGGGGAGTTTGTGACAGCGTGCTACAAGGCTTTCGATCTTGAACCCAGCTCGAAAAGGTACTTGAATTGCAAGTATGGGAAGAAGAACATGTTGAGAGAAGTAGGGATGGATGGCTGTGGCTATGAAGTCACCAAGTACATCTACGCGACGCCCGATATCAGTATCCCCACCCAAAGTGGGACATGCTGCAGCCGTTGGATTGGATACGTTGCAGTGTCTTCTGACGAAGAAGTGAAGAGACTGGGAAGGAGAGACATCGTTGTAACATTCCGTGGAACCGTTACAAACCCAGAATGGATTGCGAATCTCATGAGTTCGTTGACTCCCGCACGATTGGACCCTCATAATCCACGGCCTGATGTTAAGGTTGAATCAGGCTTCTTGAATTTGTATACATCCGATGATAGCACATGCAAGTTCAACCATGGGAGCTGTCGAGAACAGCTCCTCTCGGAGCTATCACGGATTATCAACGAGTACAAGGACGAGGAGCTGAGCATCACCGTGGCAGGACATAGCATGGGCAGCTCTCTAGCATTGCTTCTTGCATATGATATTGCAGAGCTTGGCCTAAACAGAAACGGATCAAACCATGAAATACCCATTACCGTCTACTCGTTTGGAGGGCCAAGAGTTggaaattcaagcttcaaagagAGGTGTGAAGAGCTGGGGGTGAAGGTTCTAAGGATAGTAAATGTGAACGATCCCATCACAAAGCTTCCCGGAGTCTTCCTGAATGAGAACTTTAGGAATTTGGGAGGGAGATTTGAGCTCCCTTGGAGCTGTTCATGTTATGCACATGTGGGAGTTGAACTAGCCCTTGATTTCTTCAAGATGCGAGATCCTTCGTGTGTGCATGACCTGGAGACTTACATTAGCTTACTAAGATGCCCCAAGAGGGTGCAAGTTCAAAaagatgggcctgattttctcAGTATGGCAAGGGAGTTCTTGAGTGCACAGAAGATTGACACGTGGCCGTGGCATAATGCTGCAAAGAATGTGGGTGATTTGGTGGAATCACTAAGGACATGA
- the LOC131238921 gene encoding uncharacterized protein LOC131238921, which produces MLFELLVLTGAQVGMDWTFILRKRHDFRATFAGFDAEIVVNFTERQIASVATDCNLDLNKVRSAVNNANRILQDKFFLDLSVLYISHAVDDMIKERFKEYRSDLHQRYKWCRSLEEAVLTALPHVTIDDWRILSLLSF; this is translated from the exons atgttgtttgaattgcttgtcctaacaggtgcacaagttgggatggattggacttttatcttgagaaaacgccatgatttcag GGCTACTTTCGCTGGGTTTGATGCAGAAATTGTTGTcaacttcacagaaagacaaatagcatcagtggccacagattgCAACCTGGATTTAAATAAGGTTCGAAGTGCCGTCAataatgctaacagaatcctccag GATAAATTtttcttggatttgagtgttctgTACATTTCccatgccgtcgacgacatgatCAAGGAGCGATTTAAAGAGTACCGCAGTGATTTACACCAGCGGTACAAGTGGTGCAGGAGCCTCGAGGAGGCCGTACTGACCGCACTGCCGCACGTGACCATTGACGATTGGCGGATACTCT ctCTATTGTCATTTTGA